The genomic region ATAAATCATGCATAATAATTAATCCTTAATGCTTAATATCCAGAGGAGCATACCAATACCGAGGATAAGCCTTGAGAAGCTCATAAATTACATACTTACGGTTGGTGATAATCCGGGAATTAACTGTTCCGCATTAAAGGATAGAGGTCTCGAAATTGGTAAGGGGAGGGGTGACATAACGAGGTTCTTCCAGAGGATTGGGGTAGTGGAGGTTTATGGGGATTGTAATATTAGGTTAACGGATGTGGGTAATGCACTGTATATGGCGTTGAATAGGGATGTGGCGTTATCAAAAATGCTGTTTCACCTAATACTGTATAAGGAGTTACCTCATTACCGATTATTAATAAATTTGATAAGTGAGGAAGGACCACTGAGCATTACTGAGCTTCATAGATTAATAAATCAAAGAATAAGGGAGTTGTCGCCAACAGCGTGGCTTAATGAGGTTGCCTTCAAGGCAATAATCGGGCTTGCGGTGGATCTCGGCGTTGTGGAGGTTGTGAATGGTGAGGTTAGTATTAGGTACACGGCATCCATAAGTGAATGCATCAGGAGGGCAATGGTGCTCATAGGCAGCCAAAAGGTGTTGAGGCTCGATGATTTAAACGCATGTATTAAGCAATTGCTTGGGAATATCGATATAAAGCAATTACTAATTGGTAGTTTAGATGGTTGTGTTGAACCAATAATAGCCCCCGGGCCCTTAGGCCCCAAATCCACATACTTCAAGGTACTGAATGAGGATTGTGTGGTTAAGCAGGTCGTTAACGTTATTTTAAATAGGTCAATGTTGGGTGGTGGTCACTAACATTGTTTGTTTTTTAGTTGGAATGTTATTATGTACTTGTTGTGCTTCTCTATGTATGTTGTGCTCAGCACCACCTCATCACCAACCCTGACACACCTCTCATCCTTAACATTGATGAGCCAGCCCATGACCCTAACATCACCAACCCTGGCAATGGCTATTATGTACGGCTCAAACTCCTCATAACCCTGAGGCCTGGAGTAAACCCTGGTGAAAGTCTCAAGGACACCCTCCTTAGGTAACTCAACCCACTCAACATCGCTTGAACCGCAGTACGGGCAGTCAGCCTGTGGTGGATAATAAACTGCGCCACAGGATTTACACTTGGTTGCATAGATTTTGCCTTCCCTAAGGCCGTCCCAATACTTAACGGTTTTACTAATGGGGATTCTATGCCTGTAAATGATTGGTACTGAGTCTATGGTTGGTCCCTCCATCTTAACGGTCTTCTTAGCACCTGCCTTCCTCTCTGCCACTCTCATCACCTCCTTAATATCGTTACATAACCATAATGACCAGTACCACCTATATTATGGGCAAGGGCTATGTACCTCTTCAAAGGTGCCTGCCTACCACGCTCCCTCTCCTCCCTCAACTGCTTAACAAGTTCATAAATCATTGCAAGGCCCGTGGCACCTAATGGATGACCTTTCCCAAGAAGCCCACCGCTTAAATTCACGGCAACCTTACCACCAATTTCACTCTGCCCCTCCTCAATGAATTTACCACCCTCACCCTTCTCGGTAAAGCCTAAATCCTCGTAGGCCATTATCTCCGCTATTGTGAAGCAATCATGAACCTCGGCAACCTCGACATCCCTGGGTTCAATACCAGCCTTCCTATACGCCATCTGGGCGGCTAACCTAGTGGCCCTTAGGCTTACGTAATCCTCACGCCTAGTTATATTCGAGGTATCGGATGCATACCCAATCGCCTCAATCCAGACTGGAGTATCAATGCGTAGTTTCCTAATCGCATCCTCACTGGCCACTATTGCCGCTGCGGCGCCATCCGTTATTGCGGAACAGTCGTAAAGCTTTAGGGGCCACGCAACAGGCCTTGACTTAAGCACGTCCTCAACAGTCACCTCAAACTGGAATTGAGCCTTTGGATTCCTGGCAGCATACTTCTGGTTCTTAACCCTGACCAGGGCTAATTGCTCCTCTGTTGTTCCGAACTTAGCCATGTGGGCTGTGGCGTATAGGGCGTAGTATGCGGGGAATGTTGTGCCATAGAAATGATACTCCCATAGATAATTGCCTCCTCTACCACCTACGGCAAGTGAAGTCGCTGTATCAACCTCATTCATCTTTTCCACACCAATAGCTAGGGCCACATCCACGAAGCCTGAGGCAACCATGTTATAGGCCACGGCCAATGCCGCACTACCAGTGGCGCACGCTGCCTCAACCCTAATGGGCCCCTTCTCACTAAGGCCACTATACTCATTAATGGGGACTGCGGGGTATAACTCGTAAGTCCTAGTGCCCGCACTACCAACAATCGATATCTCAATATCCCTCTGTGTCAAACCAGCATCATCAAGCGCCTCTTTAACAGCCTCCCAGGCAAGCTCCTGTATTGTCACATCATTCCTAACACCAAAAACAGACTGACCAACACCAATAATGCCGACCTTACGCACGCACTTTACTCAATGGGGATCTAAATAAGATTGTTCTCTGAGTACAATATTTATTACTATATAGTGTTCTGTTTCATAATATTTGTTCTTTTTGTTCACTTGTTATTTATTACCGTGTTACGGACTATGAATGATGGAATTCCCATTCGCTGAGATGATTAATAATCCCTGGATAAAAATACTCAGTAAATACCCTACCCAGAAGGATCGGGAGGCCCTTAGAAAGGTCGACATAGTCCAATTGTAGGTTATATTGTTATTGTAACTAGGTATATGAGTGGTATTGACCCGAGGAATATTGGTATTGGTAAAGCCGGGGCGTACTTCCTAATTGGTAATAAGTATTTGAATGTTATGAATAAACCAATGAGTATTCCAATTAATGATGCTACTGAGGCTAATGCGCTTTGAATAAATGTGAAGTTATGGTTTACGTATTGAAGCATTGTTAACGAGACTAAAGTCGCGTATAGTACTAGGTCTCCAACACCAATGCCTATACCATCCATGTCTAAAATTAAGCCCCTGAGTAATGGGTATTTACCCTCACCATACTTAGAGAGTTCAGTAACTAATCGGCCAAGTAACCCCCTGTATACCATTATTATGTCGTAGAGTGGTAATGCAATTAACAGTATTGCTAGTGTCCAGGCAGGTAGGGCTATCGTAAATATCACACCGGCCATGGAGC from Vulcanisaeta distributa DSM 14429 harbors:
- a CDS encoding thiolase domain-containing protein: MRKVGIIGVGQSVFGVRNDVTIQELAWEAVKEALDDAGLTQRDIEISIVGSAGTRTYELYPAVPINEYSGLSEKGPIRVEAACATGSAALAVAYNMVASGFVDVALAIGVEKMNEVDTATSLAVGGRGGNYLWEYHFYGTTFPAYYALYATAHMAKFGTTEEQLALVRVKNQKYAARNPKAQFQFEVTVEDVLKSRPVAWPLKLYDCSAITDGAAAAIVASEDAIRKLRIDTPVWIEAIGYASDTSNITRREDYVSLRATRLAAQMAYRKAGIEPRDVEVAEVHDCFTIAEIMAYEDLGFTEKGEGGKFIEEGQSEIGGKVAVNLSGGLLGKGHPLGATGLAMIYELVKQLREERERGRQAPLKRYIALAHNIGGTGHYGYVTILRR
- a CDS encoding Zn-ribbon domain-containing OB-fold protein; the protein is MRVAERKAGAKKTVKMEGPTIDSVPIIYRHRIPISKTVKYWDGLREGKIYATKCKSCGAVYYPPQADCPYCGSSDVEWVELPKEGVLETFTRVYSRPQGYEEFEPYIIAIARVGDVRVMGWLINVKDERCVRVGDEVVLSTTYIEKHNKYIITFQLKNKQC